One genomic segment of Macaca fascicularis isolate 582-1 chromosome 19, T2T-MFA8v1.1 includes these proteins:
- the LOC123570312 gene encoding olfactory receptor 7A17-like, giving the protein MEPENDTQISEFRLLGFSEEPRLQPFLFGVFFSMYLITVFGNLIIILVITECSHLHTPMYFFLSNLSFVDICFASTTVPKMLVNIQAQSKVITYAGCITQMYFFIHFVGLDSFLLTVMAYDRFVAVCHPLHYTVIMNPQLCGLLVLVSWIMSVLHSLLHSLMVLRLSLCRELEIPHFFCELNQVIHLACSDTFLNDIVMYLAAVLLGGGCLTGILYSYSKIVSSIRAISSAQGKYKAFSTCASHLSVVSLFYCTSLGVYLSSAATHNSHSSATASVMYTVVTPMLNPFIYSLRNKDIKRALKNSLGGKLEKGQLS; this is encoded by the coding sequence ATGGAACCAGAGAATGATACACAAATTTCAGAATTTCGACTTCTGGGATTTTCAGAAGAACCCAGACTGCAACCATTTCTCTTTGGAGTGTTCTTTTCCATGTACCTCATCACTGTGTTTGGAAACTTGATCATCATCCTGGTTATCACTGAATGCTCCCACCTCCACACCCCCATGTACTTCTTTCTCTCCAACCTGTCCTTTGTAGATATCTGTTTTGCCTCCACCACAGTCCCAAAGATGCTGGTGAATATCCAGGCACAGAGCAAAGTCATCACCTATGCAGGCTGCATCACCCAGATGTActttttcatacattttgtaGGATTGGACAGCTTCCTCCTAACTGTGATGGCCTATGACCGGTTTGTGGCCGTCTGTCATCCCCTGCACTACACAGTCATCATGAACCCACAACTCTGTGGATTGCTGGTTCTGGTATCCTGGATCATGAGTGTCTTGCATTCCTTATTACATAGCTTAATGGTGCTGCGGTTATCCTTATGCAGAGAGTTGGAAATCCCCCACTTTTTCTGTGAACTTAATCAGGTTATCCACCTTGCCTGTTCTGACACTTTTCTTAATGACATAGTGATGTATTTGGCAGCTGTGCTGCTGGGTGGGGGATGTCTCACTGGGATCCTTTACTCTTACTCTAAGATAGTTTCCTCCATACGTGCAATCTCATCAGCTCAAGGGAAGTATAAGGCATTTTCCACCTGTGCATCTCACCTCTCTGTTGTCTCTTTGTTTTATTGTACGAGCCTAGGGGTGTACCTTAGCTCGGCTGCAACCCACAACTCACACTCAAGTGCAACAGCCTCAGTGATGTACACGGTGGTCACCCCCATGCTGAACCCCTTCATCTACAGCCTGAGGAATAAGGACATAAAGAGGGCTCTGAAGAATTCTTTGGGAGGGAAACTAGAAAAGGGCCAGTTGTCCTAG